In the genome of Streptomyces collinus, one region contains:
- a CDS encoding glycosyltransferase family 2 protein, with protein MPVKVSVIIPVYNPGIYIEDCISSLQRQSLPPDEFEVIFVDDGSTDETPARLDALAAEDPRMKVIHQENSGWSGKPRNVGIEASRGEFVMFVDNDDYLGDEALERMYDYGVANGADVVVGKMAGKGRGVPVELFRRNHPRATVENAPLIDSLTPHKMFRRAFLDRIGLRFPEGRRRLEDHVFIAEAYLRAENVSVLSDYVCYYHLRRDDGSNAGFERFDPVGYFRNLREALDVVERYTEPGPVRDRLFRRWLRVEMVERLRSRRLLNLPDDYRRELFGEIHEVVVERFGPGVAAGLQPTQQVVAALTAADRYDDVVAFAEWEAGVAPVAAPGGIAWRDGLLHIDFTAEYLSGGEPMLYPAGAAAAPLTDVPKDVTEAVRWVASETAARFGQAAADLLLRERSSAAQYFQPVEFTRETVPAGDGAEVRLVLRATATVDPAALPRDGAWDALVRVKTGGWTKECRLGPAPREHRPTPEVGVVGDRPVLPYWTEPHGNFSLELRPRGKRLGLGRVQLGDVTVSDERFRVLLPVHVTGDTEVRLRFVSSRRILEVPGTLSPEADRPGSVLAADLPAEDLSGDVWRVAVCLNPRSGQARFTGLPFALRAGDGSVLVTPVPGPGVALRLARRARRVLGAARRKVNSRIRTGGR; from the coding sequence ATGCCGGTCAAGGTCAGCGTCATCATCCCCGTGTACAACCCGGGGATCTACATCGAGGACTGCATCTCCTCGCTGCAGCGGCAGTCGCTGCCTCCCGACGAGTTCGAGGTGATCTTCGTCGACGACGGCTCGACCGACGAGACGCCGGCCCGCCTCGACGCGCTCGCCGCCGAGGACCCCCGGATGAAGGTCATCCACCAGGAGAACTCCGGCTGGTCGGGCAAGCCCCGCAACGTCGGCATCGAAGCCTCCCGGGGCGAGTTCGTGATGTTCGTCGACAACGACGACTACCTGGGCGACGAGGCCCTGGAGCGGATGTACGACTACGGCGTGGCCAACGGCGCCGACGTGGTCGTGGGCAAGATGGCCGGGAAGGGCCGCGGGGTGCCGGTGGAGCTGTTCCGCCGCAACCATCCGCGCGCCACCGTCGAGAACGCCCCGCTCATCGACAGCCTCACCCCGCACAAGATGTTCCGCCGCGCCTTCCTGGACCGCATCGGCCTGCGCTTCCCCGAGGGCAGGCGGCGCCTGGAGGACCACGTCTTCATCGCGGAGGCGTATCTGCGCGCGGAGAACGTCTCCGTGCTCAGCGACTACGTCTGCTACTACCACCTCCGGCGGGACGACGGCTCCAACGCCGGTTTCGAACGCTTCGACCCCGTCGGCTACTTCAGGAACCTGCGCGAGGCCCTCGACGTCGTCGAGCGGTACACGGAACCCGGTCCGGTGCGCGACCGGCTGTTCCGGCGCTGGCTGCGGGTGGAGATGGTGGAGCGGCTGCGGTCCCGGCGCCTGCTGAACCTGCCGGACGACTACCGCAGGGAGCTGTTCGGGGAGATCCACGAGGTCGTCGTCGAGCGCTTCGGGCCCGGTGTCGCGGCCGGTCTGCAGCCGACGCAGCAGGTCGTCGCCGCGCTGACGGCGGCCGACCGGTACGACGACGTGGTGGCCTTCGCGGAGTGGGAGGCCGGCGTCGCCCCCGTGGCGGCCCCCGGGGGCATCGCATGGCGCGACGGCTTGCTCCACATCGACTTCACGGCCGAGTACCTGTCCGGCGGCGAGCCGATGCTGTACCCGGCCGGCGCCGCGGCCGCGCCGCTGACCGACGTGCCGAAGGACGTGACCGAGGCCGTGCGGTGGGTGGCCTCGGAGACCGCTGCCCGGTTCGGGCAGGCCGCGGCCGATCTGCTGCTGCGGGAGCGCTCCAGCGCCGCGCAGTACTTCCAGCCGGTGGAGTTCACGCGCGAGACCGTGCCCGCCGGGGACGGCGCGGAGGTCCGGCTGGTGCTGCGGGCGACCGCGACGGTCGACCCGGCCGCCCTGCCGCGTGACGGGGCCTGGGACGCACTGGTCCGGGTGAAGACGGGCGGCTGGACCAAGGAGTGCCGGCTGGGCCCGGCGCCGCGCGAGCACCGGCCCACGCCGGAGGTGGGCGTCGTCGGCGACCGCCCGGTGCTGCCGTACTGGACCGAACCGCACGGCAATTTCTCCCTGGAGCTCCGCCCGCGCGGCAAGCGGCTCGGGCTGGGCCGCGTGCAGCTGGGGGACGTCACCGTCTCCGACGAGCGGTTCCGGGTCCTGCTCCCGGTGCACGTCACGGGCGACACCGAGGTGCGGCTGAGGTTCGTCTCCTCCCGCCGGATCCTGGAGGTGCCGGGCACGCTGTCGCCCGAGGCGGACCGGCCGGGCTCGGTGCTGGCGGCGGACCTGCCCGCCGAGGACCTGTCGGGCGACGTCTGGCGGGTGGCCGTGTGCCTGAACCCGCGCTCCGGCCAGGCGCGCTTCACCGGTCTGCCGTTCGCGCTGCGGGCCGGGGATGGCAGCGTGCTGGTGACGCCGGTGCCGGGGCCCGGTGTCGCGCTGCGGCTGGCCCGGCGCGCGCGACGCGTGCTCGGTGCCGCGCGCCGGAAGGTGAATTCCCGTATCAGGACCGGAGGGCGGTGA
- a CDS encoding TerD family protein, protein MSLLSPAFDEPGLRDYAHDWAVLDVETSGLVARRDRVLSVAVVVLGPDGEQTEEFSTLLDPGCDPGPVHVHGLTAERLRGAPVFDQVAPRIAAMLRDRVLVAHNAQFDYDFLAHEFARAGAALPVARRLCTLALNRRVDPPTEDLRLGTLAAHYGVPQVRAHDALDDTRVLAGVLRASLREAARLELPLPFVSCPPRQDPRFAPRTPKTPCAYRNPGRPEPGGPLVQGMKVAITGETLVPRAQLERQAVEAGLNVMASVSRHTSALVTNDASSGSGKARRALAEGVPVLDESTFVRLLGDVRPGTPHERTRSPEAAIPSPAVAPVPAPTPQPVQEPTAPAVVLPGPVPSAPSTPPRPAHPAAQDRPLSGRRVLVLGGTHPDAVAARGRIVELGGAAAINLSSSVTDVVLLEGGDRDRRMKRITALAFPTHEAAWLDAPVITPLARQGGGQAAPRVLPRGGVIDLPQPSGSAAAVPWTVTAAWAQQTSCEIDVVAFVVDEDEQVCFDEDFVFYGAPENPGGTVRLHSDGPTEQTIGVDLAALPPSARKVVVAAAIDGSPTFGDVGAIHISSGPGPSAAPLVQATLDAATTERTLLLAELYRRGPLWRLRTVGQGYDQGLGALARGYGVDVAG, encoded by the coding sequence ATGTCTCTCCTCTCCCCTGCCTTCGATGAGCCCGGCCTGCGCGACTATGCCCACGACTGGGCGGTGCTCGACGTGGAGACGTCAGGACTCGTCGCCCGTCGAGACCGGGTGCTGTCGGTGGCCGTGGTGGTGCTGGGGCCGGACGGGGAGCAGACGGAGGAGTTCTCGACGCTCCTCGACCCCGGATGCGATCCCGGGCCGGTGCATGTCCACGGGCTCACGGCCGAGCGGCTGCGCGGTGCGCCGGTCTTCGACCAGGTGGCGCCGCGGATCGCGGCGATGCTGCGGGACCGCGTGCTCGTCGCGCACAACGCGCAGTTCGACTACGACTTCCTCGCCCACGAGTTCGCCCGTGCCGGGGCCGCGCTGCCGGTGGCCCGTCGCCTGTGCACCCTCGCCCTGAACCGCCGGGTCGATCCGCCGACCGAGGATCTCAGGCTGGGCACGCTCGCCGCCCACTACGGCGTCCCCCAGGTCAGGGCGCACGACGCGCTCGACGACACGCGGGTGCTGGCGGGTGTGCTGCGTGCCTCGCTGCGGGAGGCGGCGCGCCTCGAACTGCCGTTGCCGTTCGTGTCCTGCCCGCCCCGCCAGGACCCCCGGTTCGCTCCCCGGACGCCCAAGACGCCGTGCGCCTACCGCAATCCGGGGCGGCCGGAGCCGGGCGGGCCACTGGTGCAGGGCATGAAGGTCGCGATCACCGGTGAGACGCTGGTGCCGCGCGCACAGCTGGAGCGGCAGGCCGTCGAGGCCGGGCTGAACGTCATGGCGTCCGTCAGCCGGCACACCAGCGCACTGGTCACCAACGACGCCTCGTCCGGCTCCGGCAAGGCACGTCGCGCGCTGGCCGAGGGGGTGCCGGTGCTCGACGAGTCCACGTTCGTGAGGCTGCTGGGGGACGTGCGGCCGGGGACACCGCACGAACGGACGCGAAGCCCGGAAGCCGCGATCCCCTCGCCCGCGGTAGCCCCCGTCCCGGCCCCCACCCCGCAACCGGTCCAGGAACCCACGGCGCCCGCCGTCGTCCTCCCCGGGCCGGTGCCATCGGCACCGTCCACGCCACCGCGTCCGGCACACCCGGCCGCGCAGGACCGTCCCCTGTCCGGACGGCGCGTCCTGGTGCTCGGTGGCACGCACCCCGATGCCGTCGCGGCCCGCGGCCGGATCGTCGAGCTCGGCGGAGCAGCGGCGATCAACCTCTCCTCCAGCGTCACCGACGTCGTACTCCTGGAGGGCGGCGACCGGGACCGCCGGATGAAGCGGATCACCGCCCTGGCCTTCCCCACACATGAGGCAGCGTGGCTGGACGCCCCGGTCATCACCCCGCTCGCCCGGCAGGGCGGCGGGCAGGCGGCACCGCGGGTCCTTCCGCGCGGCGGTGTCATCGACCTGCCGCAGCCGAGCGGATCCGCCGCCGCGGTCCCCTGGACCGTCACCGCTGCCTGGGCGCAGCAGACGTCGTGCGAGATCGACGTGGTCGCCTTCGTCGTCGACGAGGACGAACAGGTCTGCTTCGACGAGGACTTCGTCTTCTACGGCGCGCCGGAGAATCCGGGCGGGACGGTGCGGCTGCACAGCGACGGGCCGACCGAGCAGACCATCGGCGTCGATCTCGCCGCACTGCCGCCCTCGGCCCGCAAGGTCGTGGTCGCCGCCGCCATCGACGGCTCGCCCACCTTCGGGGACGTCGGCGCGATCCACATCAGCTCCGGGCCGGGCCCCAGCGCCGCGCCCCTGGTGCAGGCCACTCTGGACGCCGCGACCACCGAGCGCACCCTGCTGCTCGCCGAGCTCTACCGCCGCGGCCCGCTGTGGCGCCTGCGCACCGTGGGACAGGGGTACGACCAAGGTCTGGGCGCCCTGGCCCGGGGCTACGGTGTGGATGTCGCCGGCTGA
- a CDS encoding metallophosphoesterase family protein encodes MRLLLMSDTHLPKRAKVLPDPLLAEIPHADVVFHAGDWVDTETLDLLEARCRRLVGVYGNNDGPDLRARLPEVAYAELAGVRFGVIHETGAAQGREQRCAARFPGLDVLVFGHSHIPWDTTAPTGLRLLNPGSPTDRRRQPHCTYMTATVADGLLTDVELHRLPPRAPR; translated from the coding sequence GTGCGACTGCTCCTGATGTCCGACACCCACCTGCCCAAGCGTGCCAAGGTCCTTCCCGACCCCCTGCTCGCCGAAATCCCCCACGCCGACGTCGTGTTCCACGCCGGGGACTGGGTCGACACGGAAACGCTCGATCTGCTGGAGGCCCGCTGTCGCCGGCTCGTCGGGGTGTACGGCAACAACGACGGGCCGGATCTGCGCGCCCGGCTGCCGGAGGTGGCGTACGCGGAACTGGCAGGGGTGCGGTTCGGCGTGATCCACGAGACGGGCGCCGCGCAGGGCCGGGAACAGCGGTGCGCCGCCCGCTTCCCCGGCCTGGACGTTCTGGTCTTCGGCCACAGCCACATCCCCTGGGACACCACGGCCCCCACCGGCCTGCGCCTGCTGAACCCGGGCTCCCCGACGGACCGCCGCCGCCAGCCGCACTGCACGTACATGACCGCCACGGTCGCCGACGGGCTGCTCACGGACGTGGAACTGCACCGGCTGCCGCCCCGCGCACCGCGCTGA
- a CDS encoding methyltransferase domain-containing protein, translating into MAQDEGYLLDNRQAEAGTRFDALAALFDASTFRHFEAAGVAEGWRCWEVGAGGPSVAAWLRERVGPGGRVLATDIDVSWTGTAATEGVEVLRHDVGRDDPPPGPFDLVHTRLVLVHVTERDAALRAMVRALRPGGLLLVEDADPALQPLICPDEHGPEQERANRLRSGFRALLRQRGADLSYGRRLPRLLREAGLVDVEADAYFPVTSPACDALEAATVRQVRDRLVAAGLATDEEIDGHLAAVEAGRLDLATSPMISAWGRRPTGDGSRRLV; encoded by the coding sequence ATGGCTCAGGACGAGGGATACCTCCTGGACAACCGGCAGGCCGAGGCCGGAACCCGCTTCGACGCGCTGGCGGCCCTCTTCGACGCCTCGACGTTCCGGCACTTCGAGGCGGCCGGGGTCGCCGAGGGGTGGCGGTGCTGGGAGGTCGGGGCCGGCGGCCCGAGCGTGGCGGCGTGGCTGCGCGAGCGGGTCGGGCCGGGTGGCCGCGTGCTCGCCACCGACATCGACGTGTCCTGGACGGGTACGGCCGCCACCGAGGGCGTGGAGGTGCTCCGGCACGACGTCGGCCGCGACGACCCTCCGCCCGGCCCCTTCGACCTGGTGCACACCCGGCTCGTCCTGGTCCACGTCACCGAGCGCGACGCCGCGCTGCGCGCCATGGTCCGGGCGCTGCGGCCGGGTGGGCTGCTGCTGGTCGAGGACGCCGACCCCGCGCTGCAGCCGCTGATCTGCCCCGACGAGCACGGCCCCGAGCAGGAGCGGGCCAACCGGCTCCGCAGCGGTTTCCGCGCACTGCTGCGGCAGCGCGGCGCAGATCTCTCCTACGGGCGCAGACTGCCGCGACTGCTGCGCGAGGCCGGCCTGGTGGACGTGGAGGCCGACGCCTACTTCCCGGTCACCTCGCCCGCCTGCGACGCCCTGGAGGCGGCCACCGTCCGGCAGGTGCGGGACAGGCTCGTCGCCGCGGGCCTCGCCACGGACGAGGAGATCGACGGGCATCTCGCCGCCGTCGAGGCGGGACGCCTGGACCTCGCCACCTCGCCGATGATCTCGGCCTGGGGCCGCAGACCGACCGGCGACGGCTCGCGGCGGCTCGTCTAG
- a CDS encoding carboxymuconolactone decarboxylase family protein: MTPLPGGQGDPRTRELLAVAPRDPGGGIPNIFTTLVRHPDLYERFMPFGGQLLVSGRLPGDVRELLILRTAWNTGSRYEWGRHLPLARAEGVTDADIDRIGEGPEAPGWAGLQRHLIRAADELNRDATMSDATWAGLAEHFDEAELIELVVLVGQYHMVAFFLNATGVELEPGFDGTGFTEGP; the protein is encoded by the coding sequence GTGACACCGCTCCCCGGAGGACAGGGAGACCCGCGGACCCGGGAATTGCTGGCCGTCGCACCCCGCGACCCCGGGGGCGGGATCCCGAACATCTTCACCACGCTCGTACGCCATCCCGATCTCTACGAGCGGTTCATGCCGTTCGGCGGACAGTTGCTCGTCAGCGGCCGACTGCCGGGAGACGTACGCGAGTTACTGATCCTGCGGACCGCGTGGAACACCGGCTCGCGCTACGAGTGGGGGCGGCACCTCCCCCTGGCCAGGGCCGAGGGCGTCACGGACGCGGACATCGACCGCATCGGCGAAGGGCCGGAGGCACCCGGCTGGGCGGGCCTCCAGAGGCATCTGATCCGGGCGGCGGACGAGTTGAACCGCGATGCCACGATGTCCGACGCCACCTGGGCGGGTCTGGCCGAGCACTTCGACGAGGCCGAACTGATCGAGCTCGTCGTGCTGGTGGGGCAGTACCACATGGTGGCCTTCTTCCTGAACGCCACCGGTGTGGAACTGGAGCCCGGTTTCGACGGCACCGGCTTCACGGAAGGGCCCTAG
- a CDS encoding alcohol dehydrogenase catalytic domain-containing protein: MKALTYHGRHDIRYGEVPDPAVTGPADAVVRVTAAGICGSDLHIYGGNGFSPELGYTPGHECVGVVVDTGGRVTRFKPGDRVLVPASVGCAQCAQCAAGFTARCERAESSTELCYGVSPKLPGTQAQLLAVPCADVNLVHLPEDISDEAAVVLTDNAPTAWYGCRRARIQPGETVLVVGLGPVGLMAAQSAFAMGAARVLGVDLVAERRAFAAGLGVEPVEGDDARAAIRDMTAGRGPDAVVEAVGSDATIQLALKAVRQAGRVSVIGVSQNKAFPFHMYLAQVKELEFAIGLCSVHYELPPLIALTRAGRIRPEVVVSHRFALSEGPAAYELFASRSDGVRKILLDPAG, translated from the coding sequence ATGAAGGCACTGACCTACCACGGCCGTCACGACATCCGCTACGGGGAGGTCCCCGACCCGGCCGTCACCGGCCCCGCCGACGCGGTGGTGCGGGTGACCGCGGCCGGGATCTGCGGCAGCGACCTGCACATCTACGGCGGCAACGGGTTCAGCCCGGAACTGGGCTACACACCGGGACACGAGTGCGTCGGCGTGGTCGTCGACACCGGCGGCCGGGTCACCCGGTTCAAGCCCGGCGACCGGGTTCTGGTGCCCGCCTCCGTCGGCTGTGCGCAGTGCGCGCAGTGCGCGGCCGGGTTCACCGCCCGCTGCGAGCGCGCCGAGTCGAGCACGGAGCTCTGCTACGGGGTGAGCCCGAAGCTCCCGGGCACCCAGGCTCAGCTCCTGGCCGTGCCCTGCGCCGACGTCAATCTGGTGCACCTGCCCGAGGACATCTCCGACGAGGCCGCCGTCGTCCTGACGGACAACGCCCCCACAGCCTGGTACGGCTGCCGCCGTGCCCGTATCCAGCCCGGTGAGACCGTCCTGGTCGTCGGGCTCGGTCCGGTCGGCCTGATGGCCGCGCAGTCCGCGTTCGCGATGGGCGCGGCCCGGGTGCTGGGCGTGGACCTGGTCGCGGAGCGCCGTGCCTTCGCCGCCGGCCTGGGCGTCGAGCCGGTCGAGGGTGACGACGCGCGGGCGGCCATCCGGGACATGACCGCCGGCCGTGGACCGGACGCCGTGGTGGAGGCGGTGGGTTCCGACGCAACGATCCAGCTCGCCCTCAAGGCCGTCCGGCAGGCCGGCCGGGTCAGCGTCATCGGCGTCAGCCAGAACAAGGCGTTCCCGTTCCACATGTACCTGGCGCAGGTCAAGGAACTGGAGTTCGCCATCGGGCTGTGCTCCGTGCACTACGAACTCCCTCCTCTGATCGCCCTCACCCGCGCCGGCCGGATCAGGCCCGAGGTCGTGGTCTCCCACCGCTTCGCCCTCTCCGAAGGCCCGGCCGCGTACGAGCTGTTCGCGAGCCGCTCCGACGGCGTCCGCAAGATCCTTCTCGACCCGGCCGGCTGA
- a CDS encoding NADP-dependent oxidoreductase, which translates to MSTINRQIRLAARPVGEPRPTDWQHAEEPAGQPGDGEFLVQVLCLSIDPAMRGWMNAGRSYIRPVEIGEVMRAGAVGRVVASRHSGFAVGDHVSGTFGVQEYCVSDGRGVTKVDPAAAPLPTYLGTLGMSGLTAYFGLIEVGRPEPGQTVVVSGAAGAVGSVVGQIAKILGCRVIGIAGGEAKCRMVVDEFGFDAAIDYQSEDVRKALREHAPDGVDVYFDNVGGDVLDAVLLRLARGARVVVCGAISQYNSTKPQGPANYLSLLVNRASMTGIVVFDYADRYAEGIAQMATWRAEGRLKSLEDVVSGSVAEFPETLMRLFRGDNHGKLVLKIAD; encoded by the coding sequence ATGAGCACGATCAACCGCCAGATACGCCTTGCCGCGCGTCCCGTGGGAGAGCCGCGCCCCACCGACTGGCAGCACGCCGAGGAGCCGGCCGGGCAGCCGGGCGACGGCGAGTTCCTGGTGCAGGTGCTCTGCCTGTCGATCGACCCGGCGATGCGCGGCTGGATGAACGCGGGCCGGTCCTACATCCGCCCGGTGGAGATCGGCGAGGTGATGCGCGCCGGCGCGGTGGGCAGGGTGGTCGCCTCCCGGCACTCCGGGTTCGCGGTCGGCGACCATGTGTCGGGCACGTTCGGCGTCCAGGAGTACTGCGTCTCGGACGGGCGCGGCGTGACCAAGGTCGACCCCGCGGCGGCCCCCTTGCCGACCTACCTCGGCACGCTCGGCATGTCCGGCCTGACGGCCTACTTCGGCCTGATCGAGGTCGGGCGTCCCGAGCCGGGGCAGACCGTCGTGGTCTCCGGAGCCGCCGGGGCCGTGGGCAGCGTCGTCGGGCAGATCGCCAAGATCCTCGGCTGCCGGGTCATCGGCATCGCGGGCGGCGAGGCCAAGTGCCGGATGGTGGTGGACGAGTTCGGGTTCGACGCCGCGATCGACTACCAGAGCGAGGACGTCCGCAAGGCCCTGCGCGAGCATGCCCCCGACGGCGTCGACGTGTACTTCGACAACGTCGGCGGCGATGTTCTGGACGCCGTGCTGCTGCGGCTGGCGCGCGGCGCCCGCGTGGTGGTCTGCGGCGCGATCTCCCAGTACAACAGCACCAAGCCGCAAGGCCCCGCCAACTACCTGTCGCTGCTGGTGAACCGCGCCTCCATGACGGGCATCGTGGTGTTCGACTACGCCGACCGGTACGCGGAGGGCATCGCGCAGATGGCCACCTGGCGGGCCGAGGGCCGGCTGAAGTCCCTGGAGGACGTGGTGTCCGGCTCGGTCGCGGAGTTCCCCGAGACCCTGATGCGCCTGTTCCGCGGTGACAACCACGGCAAGCTGGTGCTGAAGATCGCGGACTGA
- a CDS encoding putative quinol monooxygenase, whose protein sequence is MIFITAKFRVRPEHADRWPEIAADFTRATRAEPGCLWFDWSRSVDEPTEYVLVEAFRDDAAGAAHVQSAHFKAAQQTLPPHLAETPRIVNANVPQDDWSLLGEMAVPGQE, encoded by the coding sequence ATGATCTTCATCACCGCCAAGTTCCGCGTCCGCCCCGAGCACGCCGACCGCTGGCCCGAGATCGCCGCCGACTTCACCCGGGCGACGCGCGCCGAGCCCGGCTGCCTCTGGTTCGACTGGTCGCGCAGCGTGGACGAGCCGACGGAGTACGTCCTGGTCGAGGCCTTCCGCGACGACGCGGCCGGAGCTGCGCATGTGCAGTCCGCGCACTTCAAGGCCGCGCAGCAGACGCTGCCTCCGCATCTGGCCGAGACGCCGCGCATCGTGAACGCGAACGTCCCGCAGGACGACTGGTCGCTCCTCGGGGAGATGGCGGTGCCGGGACAGGAGTAG
- a CDS encoding XdhC family protein, producing the protein MRDVLPVLGRWYAAGVPFGLATVVEVSRSAPRDPGAAMAVGPDEEVVGSVSGGCVEGAVFELAQEVAEGGEARLETFGYSDEDAFAVGLTCGGEITVLVRAVTPGRDPGFGAVVDSVAAGEPVTVATVTDGPAPRGAALAVWPDRTLGTLGASGLDVAVTADARGELALGATGLRHYGPEGQRREDAVSVFLQSFAPPPRMLVFGAIDYAAAVARIGDFLGYRVTVCDARPVFATPRRFPEGVEVVAQWPHRYLRGTDTDERTVICVLTHDPKFDVPLLTEALRRPAAYIGAMGSRRTHAERAERLAEAGLTESELSRLRSPVGLDLGARTPEEVAVSVAAEIVALRWGGSGAPLTATEVAVHPRRPS; encoded by the coding sequence GTGCGGGACGTTCTCCCGGTGCTCGGCCGCTGGTACGCGGCCGGGGTCCCGTTCGGCCTCGCCACGGTCGTCGAGGTCAGCCGCAGCGCGCCGCGCGACCCGGGCGCGGCGATGGCGGTGGGCCCGGACGAGGAGGTCGTGGGCAGTGTGTCCGGGGGGTGCGTCGAGGGCGCCGTGTTCGAACTGGCGCAGGAGGTCGCCGAGGGCGGGGAGGCCCGTCTCGAAACCTTCGGCTACAGCGACGAGGACGCCTTCGCGGTCGGCCTGACCTGCGGCGGCGAGATCACCGTCCTGGTGCGCGCGGTCACGCCCGGGCGGGATCCGGGCTTCGGCGCGGTCGTGGACTCGGTCGCGGCGGGGGAGCCGGTCACGGTGGCGACCGTGACCGACGGGCCGGCACCGCGCGGGGCGGCCCTCGCCGTCTGGCCGGACCGGACCCTCGGCACGCTCGGCGCGAGCGGCCTGGACGTGGCCGTGACCGCCGACGCCCGCGGCGAACTCGCGCTCGGCGCCACCGGCCTGCGGCACTACGGGCCCGAGGGGCAGCGCCGCGAGGACGCCGTGAGCGTGTTCCTGCAGTCCTTCGCGCCGCCGCCGCGGATGCTGGTCTTCGGCGCGATCGACTACGCGGCGGCCGTGGCCCGCATCGGGGACTTCCTCGGCTACCGGGTCACCGTCTGCGACGCCCGCCCCGTCTTCGCCACGCCCCGGCGCTTCCCCGAGGGCGTCGAGGTGGTCGCGCAGTGGCCGCACCGCTATCTGCGCGGAACCGACACGGACGAGCGCACCGTCATCTGTGTCCTGACGCACGACCCGAAGTTCGACGTGCCGCTGCTGACGGAGGCACTGCGCCGCCCGGCCGCCTACATCGGGGCGATGGGCAGCCGCCGCACCCACGCCGAGCGGGCCGAACGGCTGGCCGAGGCCGGGCTGACCGAGTCCGAGCTGTCCCGGCTGCGCTCACCGGTCGGCCTCGACCTCGGGGCCCGTACGCCCGAGGAGGTGGCGGTGTCCGTCGCCGCCGAGATCGTCGCGCTGCGCTGGGGCGGCAGCGGCGCACCGCTGACCGCGACGGAGGTGGCGGTGCATCCGCGCCGCCCCTCCTGA